One Halosegnis longus DNA window includes the following coding sequences:
- a CDS encoding DUF7470 family protein — MDTDAVREWLGSRGEYGVFALLLGLVVVATRDKRIAAGVATVVVGLGLVAGGLVDTALEKMGMKGAL; from the coding sequence ATGGACACCGACGCAGTTCGCGAGTGGCTCGGGTCGCGCGGCGAGTACGGCGTGTTCGCGCTCCTTCTCGGTCTCGTCGTCGTCGCAACGCGCGACAAACGCATCGCCGCCGGCGTCGCGACCGTCGTGGTCGGACTCGGGCTCGTCGCCGGCGGGTTGGTCGACACCGCTCTCGAAAAGATGGGGATGAAGGGCGCGCTCTAG
- a CDS encoding DUF367 family protein, which produces MDLHVRYEGDDDPEKCTARKLARFDMTTLHDSPRSVPPGVVLDPHAERALSPADETDVLVALDCSWETADAEAFQLDGPHRALPFLVAGNPVSHGRPFRLNTAEAFAAGCYILGEQEQAEQIMSKFRWGHTFLELNQEPLRRYANCADSSEVVAVQQEYLDLADD; this is translated from the coding sequence GTGGACTTACACGTCCGGTACGAGGGCGACGACGACCCCGAGAAGTGTACGGCCCGGAAGCTCGCCCGCTTCGATATGACGACGCTCCACGACTCCCCCCGGAGCGTGCCCCCGGGCGTCGTGCTCGACCCCCACGCTGAGCGAGCGCTCTCGCCCGCCGACGAGACGGACGTGCTCGTCGCGCTCGACTGCTCGTGGGAGACCGCCGACGCCGAGGCGTTCCAACTCGACGGGCCACACCGTGCGCTCCCGTTTCTCGTCGCCGGCAACCCCGTCAGCCACGGCCGTCCGTTCCGGCTCAACACCGCCGAGGCCTTTGCCGCCGGCTGTTACATCCTCGGCGAGCAGGAACAGGCCGAGCAAATCATGAGCAAGTTCCGGTGGGGCCACACCTTCCTCGAACTGAACCAGGAACCCCTCCGTCGGTACGCGAACTGTGCAGACTCCAGCGAGGTCGTCGCCGTCCAACAGGAGTATCTCGACCTCGCGGACGACTAG
- the hisH gene encoding imidazole glycerol phosphate synthase subunit HisH, protein MSVQTTADIVLVDYGLGNLRSATRGLERAGASVTISDDPERFHAADGVVLPGVGAFAEGMENAASIRDGLVAYAEEGRPLFGICLGMQMLLTSSEEADKEGQGDVEGLDLIPGRNRRFAEGQKIPHMGWNELSVERDHPVTAGIDGEYAYFVHSYYADPDDERAVVAETDYGIDFPAIVANEAGNVFGTQFHPEKSGETGLRILRNFVDYCVE, encoded by the coding sequence ATGAGCGTCCAAACGACGGCCGACATCGTCCTCGTCGACTACGGACTGGGGAATCTCCGCTCTGCCACCCGCGGACTCGAGCGCGCGGGCGCGAGCGTCACCATCAGCGACGACCCCGAGCGGTTCCACGCCGCCGACGGCGTCGTCCTTCCGGGCGTCGGTGCATTCGCCGAGGGGATGGAAAACGCCGCCTCGATTCGCGACGGTCTCGTCGCGTACGCCGAGGAGGGTCGACCGCTCTTCGGCATCTGTCTCGGCATGCAGATGCTGCTCACGTCGAGTGAGGAGGCCGACAAGGAGGGCCAGGGCGACGTGGAGGGTCTGGACCTGATTCCGGGGCGAAATCGCCGCTTCGCCGAGGGGCAGAAGATTCCACACATGGGGTGGAACGAGCTGTCCGTCGAGCGCGACCACCCCGTCACGGCGGGTATCGACGGCGAGTACGCCTACTTCGTCCACTCCTACTACGCCGACCCCGACGACGAACGGGCAGTGGTCGCCGAGACCGACTACGGCATCGACTTCCCGGCTATCGTCGCGAACGAGGCGGGCAACGTCTTCGGCACGCAGTTCCACCCCGAGAAGTCCGGCGAGACGGGGCTCCGGATTCTCCGCAACTTCGTCGACTACTGCGTCGAGTGA
- a CDS encoding DUF460 domain-containing protein gives MSTRTTALDSVIFGVDIQSGDIRGDAPSYAVVAFDGENVDRDVVSYRKLRRLIDREQPDIVATDNVYELAEDTDALVRFLRDIPEATTLVQVTGAQQPEPLSRVAKRHGVPYGKQPIKEAEAAARLAAANVGQEVTAFADRTEVKVARGRSTGKGGWSQDRYTRRIHGNVRKRSREVEAQLTDANLDFEQDVTEKYGGYSQAVFTVEAKPSDIPVSSSRSGDVRVEIERERRDGIEFEPLVKRRDHVIVGIDPGTTTAVALVDLDGNPLDVYSTRTADRADITEWLIERGRPLLVAADVEPMPETVEKFRRSFDAAGWEPERDLPVDEKKHRTREASWDNDHERDALAAALFAFDAHADQFERIARKIPPQFDRGEVTATVLSEEASVEAVIDRMVIDEEDDEEGTEHRARELTAEEQEIHDLRDRIDRLESHVESLKETVEQKDAELQEYEEELSAARREERREARERREVTRLRRENERLEEKLETEREQTEQVEKKLEQLKRLWKLDHSNFASVAGEETDLVPVKPIEQFTVGDIEAADDSFGLAEDDVILLRDASGAGRSSAELLADIDPRVVLKNGTLSEQAKEVLHAESVPYGPAEDVTVREIDELAVADESEVETVLEGWREAEAERQQEQTESMVEELISEHRADRQTEQS, from the coding sequence ATGAGCACACGCACCACCGCGCTCGACAGCGTCATCTTCGGGGTGGATATCCAGAGTGGCGACATCCGCGGTGATGCACCATCCTACGCGGTCGTGGCCTTCGACGGCGAGAACGTCGACCGGGACGTGGTGTCGTACCGGAAGCTCCGCCGGCTCATCGACCGCGAGCAGCCGGACATCGTCGCGACGGACAACGTGTACGAACTCGCCGAAGACACCGACGCGCTCGTCCGATTTTTGCGCGACATCCCCGAGGCGACGACGCTGGTGCAGGTGACCGGTGCCCAACAGCCGGAACCCCTCTCGCGGGTGGCAAAGCGCCACGGCGTCCCCTACGGGAAACAGCCCATCAAGGAGGCCGAGGCGGCCGCGCGGCTCGCGGCCGCGAACGTCGGCCAGGAGGTGACCGCCTTCGCCGACCGCACCGAGGTGAAGGTCGCACGCGGCCGCTCGACCGGGAAGGGCGGCTGGAGTCAGGACCGCTACACCAGACGCATCCACGGCAACGTCCGCAAGCGGAGCCGCGAGGTCGAGGCCCAACTGACGGACGCGAATCTCGACTTCGAGCAGGACGTGACAGAGAAGTACGGCGGCTACTCACAGGCCGTCTTCACCGTCGAAGCAAAGCCGAGCGACATTCCCGTCTCGTCGTCACGGAGCGGCGACGTGCGCGTGGAAATCGAGCGAGAGCGCCGCGACGGCATCGAGTTCGAGCCGCTCGTCAAGCGGCGCGACCACGTCATCGTCGGTATCGACCCCGGCACCACGACGGCCGTCGCGCTCGTCGACCTGGACGGGAATCCGCTGGACGTGTACTCGACGCGGACGGCCGACCGCGCCGACATCACCGAGTGGCTCATCGAGCGCGGTCGCCCGCTGCTCGTCGCCGCGGACGTGGAGCCGATGCCCGAGACGGTCGAGAAGTTCCGCCGCTCGTTCGACGCGGCGGGGTGGGAACCCGAGCGTGACCTCCCCGTCGACGAGAAGAAACACCGGACCCGGGAGGCGTCGTGGGACAACGACCACGAGCGGGACGCGCTGGCGGCGGCGCTGTTCGCCTTCGACGCGCACGCGGACCAGTTCGAGCGCATCGCGCGCAAGATTCCCCCCCAGTTCGACCGCGGTGAGGTGACCGCGACCGTCCTCAGCGAGGAGGCGTCGGTCGAGGCCGTCATCGACCGGATGGTCATCGACGAGGAGGACGACGAGGAGGGCACCGAACACCGCGCTCGCGAACTCACCGCCGAGGAGCAAGAGATTCACGACCTGCGCGACCGCATCGACCGACTGGAGTCTCACGTCGAGAGCCTGAAGGAGACGGTCGAACAGAAGGACGCCGAGCTGCAGGAGTACGAGGAGGAGCTATCGGCCGCCCGACGCGAGGAGCGCCGGGAGGCGCGCGAACGCCGCGAGGTGACGCGGCTCCGCCGCGAGAACGAGCGTCTGGAGGAGAAACTGGAAACCGAACGCGAACAGACCGAACAGGTCGAAAAGAAGCTCGAACAGCTGAAGCGGCTCTGGAAGCTGGACCACTCCAACTTCGCCAGCGTCGCCGGCGAGGAGACCGACCTCGTCCCCGTCAAGCCAATCGAGCAGTTCACCGTCGGCGACATCGAGGCCGCGGACGACTCCTTCGGGCTCGCCGAGGACGACGTGATTCTCCTGCGTGACGCCTCGGGTGCGGGGCGGTCGTCGGCCGAACTGCTTGCCGATATCGACCCGCGCGTCGTCCTGAAAAACGGGACGCTCTCGGAGCAGGCGAAGGAAGTGTTACACGCCGAATCCGTCCCGTACGGCCCGGCCGAGGACGTGACGGTTCGGGAAATCGATGAACTCGCCGTCGCCGACGAGTCGGAGGTGGAGACGGTGCTCGAAGGGTGGCGCGAGGCGGAAGCCGAGCGCCAGCAGGAACAGACCGAGTCGATGGTGGAGGAGCTCATCAGCGAACACCGGGCCGACCGACAGACCGAACAGAGCTAG
- a CDS encoding 50S ribosomal protein L40e, with product MASFEEAEARTLEKMICMRCNARNAQRADRCRKCGYKKLRPKAKERRAA from the coding sequence ATGGCCAGTTTCGAGGAAGCGGAAGCACGCACGCTGGAGAAGATGATCTGCATGCGGTGTAACGCGCGCAACGCACAGCGCGCCGACCGCTGTCGAAAGTGTGGCTACAAGAAGCTCCGTCCGAAGGCGAAGGAACGCCGCGCCGCGTAA
- a CDS encoding zinc-dependent alcohol dehydrogenase family protein, whose amino-acid sequence MRAVVFDEPGEEMAIEEVPTPECPPDGVVVETEACGVCRSDWHAWQGDWSWVGVESKPGLIFGHEPVGIVQEVGPNVESIEVGDRVTNPFNLADGSCPMCQQGHQNVCEQSVPMGFVDFSKGAFAEEYAVHAADTNVVTLPDDVDPVAVAGLGCRFATAFHGITQRADLGAGDWVAVHGCGGVGLSAVHVADALGANVVAVDLKQDALDKAAELGASHTVKVDEVDDVPRAVKGFTPRNRGADVSVDALGIAQTCRNSVRSLSTLGQHLQIGLTTSEEEGEVSLPVDEIVFDEREFLGSYGMPAHEYEDIFRMMDAGTIDPGAIVSETVSLEEVPETIASMGDYDTVGIPVCNEF is encoded by the coding sequence ATGCGCGCAGTTGTCTTCGACGAACCCGGCGAAGAGATGGCCATCGAGGAAGTGCCGACGCCCGAGTGTCCCCCGGACGGCGTCGTGGTCGAGACGGAAGCCTGCGGGGTCTGTCGCTCCGACTGGCACGCCTGGCAGGGCGACTGGTCGTGGGTCGGCGTCGAATCGAAACCGGGGCTCATCTTCGGTCACGAACCGGTCGGCATCGTCCAGGAGGTCGGCCCGAACGTCGAGTCCATCGAGGTGGGCGACCGCGTGACGAACCCGTTCAACCTCGCGGACGGCTCCTGTCCGATGTGCCAGCAGGGCCACCAGAACGTCTGTGAGCAGTCCGTCCCGATGGGCTTCGTCGACTTCTCGAAGGGTGCCTTCGCCGAGGAGTACGCCGTCCACGCGGCCGACACCAACGTCGTCACCCTCCCCGACGACGTGGACCCGGTTGCGGTCGCCGGTCTCGGCTGCCGTTTCGCCACCGCCTTCCACGGGATTACCCAACGTGCCGACCTCGGTGCGGGCGACTGGGTCGCCGTCCACGGCTGTGGCGGTGTCGGTCTCTCTGCTGTCCACGTCGCCGACGCGCTCGGCGCGAACGTCGTCGCCGTCGACCTGAAACAGGACGCCCTCGACAAGGCCGCGGAGCTCGGCGCGAGCCACACGGTCAAAGTGGACGAGGTCGATGACGTTCCCCGCGCGGTGAAGGGGTTCACGCCGCGCAACCGCGGTGCCGACGTGAGCGTCGACGCCCTCGGTATCGCCCAGACCTGTCGCAACTCCGTCCGCAGTCTCTCCACGCTGGGCCAGCATCTCCAGATCGGACTCACCACCAGCGAGGAAGAGGGTGAGGTGTCGCTCCCCGTCGACGAAATCGTCTTCGACGAACGCGAGTTCCTCGGCTCCTACGGGATGCCCGCCCACGAGTACGAGGATATCTTCCGGATGATGGATGCCGGCACCATCGACCCCGGTGCTATCGTCTCCGAGACGGTCTCGCTCGAAGAGGTGCCAGAGACCATCGCCTCGATGGGCGACTACGACACGGTCGGCATCCCCGTCTGTAACGAGTTCTAA
- a CDS encoding class I SAM-dependent methyltransferase, which translates to MEIPQTVRDALADVPVDGATALEAGAGVGNGTAGLVDAGAAPVYAVTDHPDHAAGVRERVPEAEVVESDLQSIPLDDDSVDVILAHGLFNVLTNEEAAAIAAEFTRVAAPGAWLLVDDYDPMPEHAPIRRLFGVENAIAELVDGRPAYVFHPEAGLRQLFAGHGWDHERTKSLLEPVPWPEELFEAHLDAARRSAEPLDDALAEPLLAEAESLLEDAPSPTSRMYSLGLRHSTQ; encoded by the coding sequence ATGGAAATCCCACAGACGGTGCGAGACGCCCTCGCCGACGTTCCTGTCGACGGAGCGACGGCACTGGAGGCCGGAGCCGGCGTCGGCAATGGGACGGCCGGCCTCGTCGACGCCGGCGCGGCGCCGGTGTACGCCGTCACCGACCATCCCGACCACGCTGCCGGAGTCCGCGAGCGCGTCCCCGAGGCCGAGGTAGTGGAGTCCGACCTCCAGTCGATTCCGCTCGACGACGACAGCGTCGACGTGATTCTCGCTCACGGGCTGTTCAACGTCCTGACCAACGAGGAGGCGGCTGCTATCGCGGCCGAGTTCACCCGCGTGGCCGCGCCCGGGGCGTGGCTGCTCGTGGACGACTACGACCCGATGCCGGAACACGCGCCGATTCGCCGGCTGTTCGGCGTCGAGAACGCCATCGCCGAACTCGTGGACGGTCGCCCCGCGTACGTCTTCCACCCCGAGGCCGGTCTCCGGCAGCTGTTTGCCGGCCACGGCTGGGACCACGAGCGCACGAAGTCGCTGTTGGAGCCGGTGCCGTGGCCCGAGGAACTGTTCGAGGCACACCTCGACGCCGCACGGCGGAGCGCCGAACCGCTCGACGACGCACTCGCGGAGCCGCTGCTCGCGGAGGCTGAATCGCTACTGGAGGACGCGCCGTCACCGACGAGCCGGATGTACAGCCTGGGGCTGCGTCACTCGACGCAGTAG
- a CDS encoding phosphate/phosphite/phosphonate ABC transporter substrate-binding protein, with amino-acid sequence MTNRRTFLKSAGIAGTVGLTGLSGCIGSFGSDPFNDGTIQFLMSPTEPQEQMRAQYTPVRNQLSESIDMADEVTIDYAADYSATLNALDSQTADVAETGPFAAALGVNNDQAEIVLQRRAYGGWTYRSIIITRDGTDISSLEDLEGRDVAFADPLSASGSLYPLFMLQEAGISVPDSPGSPSGADFNPTWSSHASALEALQTEQADAAGVGYFIASGDNEDDLADGLQLVDERTGIPRAPIVVSPQLTDEEQTAITEAFTSAPNTMYYGEDGEEGTEDDIWFDGVRPATVDDYQQVIDLADSLGYGQDVFES; translated from the coding sequence ATGACGAATCGGCGCACCTTCCTCAAATCCGCGGGCATCGCTGGCACAGTTGGACTTACCGGCCTCAGTGGCTGTATCGGATCGTTCGGCTCCGACCCGTTCAACGACGGGACGATCCAGTTCCTCATGTCGCCGACCGAACCACAAGAGCAGATGCGTGCACAGTACACGCCGGTCCGAAATCAGCTCAGCGAGTCGATCGACATGGCCGACGAGGTCACCATCGACTACGCGGCCGACTACTCCGCGACGCTGAACGCGCTGGACTCCCAGACGGCCGACGTTGCAGAGACCGGCCCGTTCGCGGCCGCGCTCGGCGTCAACAACGACCAGGCGGAAATCGTCCTCCAGCGGCGGGCCTACGGCGGCTGGACCTACCGCTCCATCATCATCACGCGCGACGGCACGGACATCTCCTCGCTGGAGGACCTCGAAGGCCGCGACGTGGCCTTCGCCGACCCGCTGTCGGCGTCCGGGTCGCTGTACCCGCTGTTCATGCTGCAGGAGGCCGGCATCTCCGTACCGGACTCGCCGGGCAGCCCGTCGGGCGCTGACTTCAACCCGACGTGGTCGAGCCACGCGAGCGCGCTCGAAGCGCTCCAGACCGAGCAGGCCGACGCGGCCGGTGTCGGCTACTTCATCGCCTCCGGCGACAACGAGGACGACCTCGCAGACGGGCTCCAGCTCGTCGATGAACGGACGGGTATCCCGCGTGCGCCCATCGTCGTGAGCCCACAGCTCACCGACGAGGAGCAGACCGCGATTACCGAGGCGTTCACGAGCGCACCGAACACGATGTACTACGGCGAAGACGGCGAGGAGGGGACGGAAGACGACATCTGGTTCGACGGCGTCCGTCCGGCGACGGTCGACGACTACCAGCAGGTCATCGACCTCGCCGACTCGCTCGGCTACGGCCAGGACGTCTTCGAGTCCTGA